In Halobaculum sp. XH14, a single genomic region encodes these proteins:
- a CDS encoding nucleoside phosphorylase, producing MTDASEDPNDDVQYHVEVGSDDMADTVLLPGNPERVDKVTAVWDDHVEVGQHREYRTATGTYDDEALSVTSTGIGSPSAAIAVEELARVGVDTFIRVGSCGAIQEGMDVGDLVITSGGVRQEGTSKEYVREDYPASADHEVVSALVAAAERLGYDYHVGLTMSADSFYAGQGRPGFEGFEAAGADSLVEELREANVKNIEMEASAIMTIANVYGLRAGAVCTVYANRITGEFRTEGESRAVECASLAAALLARMDRVKAEAGVDRWHAGLSLE from the coding sequence ATGACCGACGCGAGCGAGGATCCCAACGATGACGTGCAGTACCACGTCGAAGTCGGGTCCGACGACATGGCGGACACGGTTCTGCTTCCGGGCAATCCCGAGCGCGTGGACAAGGTGACGGCGGTCTGGGACGACCACGTCGAGGTCGGCCAGCATCGCGAGTACCGCACCGCCACGGGCACGTACGACGACGAGGCGCTCTCGGTCACCTCGACCGGCATCGGCTCTCCCTCGGCGGCCATCGCGGTCGAGGAGCTCGCGCGGGTCGGCGTCGACACGTTCATCCGGGTCGGCTCCTGCGGGGCGATCCAGGAGGGGATGGACGTCGGCGATCTCGTCATCACCTCGGGGGGCGTCCGGCAGGAAGGGACGAGCAAGGAGTACGTCCGGGAGGACTACCCAGCGAGCGCCGACCACGAGGTCGTCTCGGCGCTCGTCGCCGCCGCCGAGCGGCTCGGGTACGACTACCACGTCGGCCTCACGATGTCGGCCGACTCCTTCTATGCCGGGCAGGGTCGACCCGGGTTCGAGGGGTTCGAGGCCGCCGGCGCGGACTCGCTCGTCGAGGAGCTCCGCGAGGCGAACGTGAAGAACATCGAGATGGAGGCGTCGGCGATCATGACCATCGCGAACGTGTACGGCCTCCGGGCCGGTGCCGTCTGTACGGTGTACGCGAACCGGATCACCGGCGAGTTCAGAACCGAGGGCGAGTCGCGCGCCGTCGAGTGTGCGAGCCTCGCGGCCGCGTTGCTCGCGCGGATGGACCGGGTGAAAGCCGAGGCCGGCGTCGACCGCTGGCACGCGGGCCTCTCGCTGGAGTAG
- a CDS encoding class I SAM-dependent methyltransferase, producing the protein MSSAPDPGLVPENPAAAYGFDAAYRGAPPNWDIGRPQRAFVHLEETGRIGRRVLEVGCGTGELSLYLARHGHDVLGIDFAPSAIAQARSKARWRRVPAHFLVWDALKLPELGVRVDTVLDSAMLHCLGEAEQARFVDGLASVLDPGGSYFLLCDVKPEGASYFHGASLSRSEIERLFAGPEWELESVSETVFERRASHNPAYLVGVTRT; encoded by the coding sequence ATGAGCAGCGCGCCCGACCCGGGACTCGTCCCGGAGAACCCGGCCGCCGCGTACGGCTTCGACGCCGCCTACCGCGGCGCGCCGCCGAACTGGGACATCGGCCGTCCCCAGCGGGCGTTCGTTCACCTCGAGGAGACCGGACGGATCGGCCGGCGCGTGCTGGAGGTCGGCTGTGGAACCGGCGAACTGTCGCTGTATCTCGCCCGCCACGGCCACGACGTGTTGGGGATCGATTTCGCGCCGAGCGCCATCGCGCAGGCCCGGAGCAAGGCGCGCTGGCGACGCGTTCCCGCCCACTTTCTCGTCTGGGACGCGCTGAAGCTCCCCGAACTCGGCGTCCGCGTCGACACCGTGCTCGACTCGGCGATGCTCCACTGTCTCGGCGAGGCCGAACAGGCGCGGTTCGTCGACGGGCTGGCGAGCGTCCTCGATCCGGGCGGGAGCTACTTCCTGCTGTGTGACGTGAAGCCGGAGGGTGCGAGCTACTTCCACGGGGCGTCGCTCTCGCGCTCGGAGATCGAACGGCTGTTCGCCGGCCCGGAGTGGGAACTCGAGTCCGTCTCCGAGACGGTGTTCGAACGCCGGGCGTCCCACAACCCGGCGTACCTCGTCGGCGTCACGCGAACGTGA
- a CDS encoding HTH domain-containing protein, with protein MSSIELTDSQRKILNELVNLSREQEGAVKGETIAEAVERNPGTIRNQMQSLKALQLVEGVPGPKGGYKPTATAFEALDLQDLDEPAATPLHHEGEKLENVNVQEINLTSVHHPELCRAEIHLQGSARDFHEGDSVVVGPTPLSKLTIEGTVDGKDETASVLILKIDGMKAPSEEPSH; from the coding sequence ATGTCGTCCATCGAACTCACCGACAGCCAGCGAAAGATCCTCAACGAGCTCGTAAACCTCTCCAGGGAGCAGGAGGGCGCAGTGAAGGGCGAGACGATCGCCGAGGCCGTCGAGCGCAACCCCGGCACGATCCGGAACCAGATGCAGAGCCTCAAGGCGCTCCAGCTGGTCGAGGGGGTCCCCGGTCCGAAAGGGGGGTACAAGCCGACCGCGACCGCCTTCGAGGCGCTCGACCTCCAGGACTTGGACGAGCCGGCCGCGACGCCGCTCCACCACGAGGGGGAGAAGCTCGAGAACGTCAACGTCCAGGAGATCAACCTCACGTCGGTCCACCACCCCGAGCTGTGCCGGGCCGAGATCCACCTGCAGGGATCGGCACGTGACTTCCACGAGGGCGACTCCGTCGTCGTCGGCCCGACGCCCCTCTCGAAGCTCACCATCGAGGGAACCGTCGACGGGAAGGACGAGACCGCGAGCGTCCTCATCCTGAAGATCGACGGGATGAAGGCGCCCTCCGAGGAGCCGTCACACTGA
- a CDS encoding GNAT family N-acetyltransferase, protein MYVRDARNRDEVWLLDHIEEMGLDEGSFRSRDYVIAVEEGRNDRAGFGRFRLHKTDGGDFCELTSIGVLPAWRGQGVGAHILERLVDEAGDDGFDVVYCFTETADYLTQFGFEAVEESALPEPMRERLGTVREQQAEAVPLVLKRESFAVPGELREAFKNAKPMADEPAPEPEDTAEDFGIDPDEATYKYDTGG, encoded by the coding sequence ATGTACGTCCGTGATGCCAGGAACCGGGACGAGGTCTGGCTGCTCGACCACATCGAGGAGATGGGGTTGGACGAGGGCTCGTTCCGGTCCCGTGACTACGTCATCGCGGTCGAGGAGGGACGCAACGACCGCGCGGGGTTCGGGCGGTTCCGGCTCCACAAGACCGACGGGGGCGACTTCTGTGAGCTGACGAGCATCGGCGTGTTGCCCGCCTGGCGCGGTCAGGGCGTCGGCGCACACATCCTCGAACGGCTCGTCGACGAAGCCGGCGACGACGGCTTCGACGTCGTCTACTGTTTCACCGAGACCGCGGACTACCTGACCCAGTTCGGCTTCGAAGCGGTCGAGGAGTCCGCGCTCCCCGAACCGATGCGGGAGCGGCTCGGGACCGTCCGCGAGCAACAGGCCGAAGCCGTACCGCTCGTGCTCAAACGCGAGTCGTTCGCCGTGCCGGGCGAACTCAGGGAGGCGTTCAAGAACGCGAAGCCGATGGCGGACGAGCCGGCCCCCGAACCCGAGGACACGGCCGAGGACTTCGGCATCGACCCGGACGAGGCGACCTACAAGTACGACACCGGCGGGTGA
- a CDS encoding NAD-dependent epimerase/dehydratase family protein, with translation MQGKRVLVTGGAGFIGSNLANRLAADNDVVALDDLYLGTPENLGDDVEFVEASVLDGDLPADVDVVFHLAAMSSRNMHEEDPARGARVNVEGFVNTVEQARRTGCDRVVYASTSSIYGSRTEPSPEEMDVEARTGYEASKLAREQYADYYRNHHGMDVAGLRFFSVYQGFAGAEEHKGEYANTVAQFADLIANGTAPELFGDGSQTRDFTHVEDVVRGIETVADHRLDGVYNLGTGESYTFNEMVSMINDALGTDVDPEYVETPFDGYVHDTKADVSKVHEATGWEPQIGFEEGVRRVCAPYLD, from the coding sequence ATGCAGGGCAAGCGGGTTCTGGTCACTGGCGGGGCCGGCTTCATCGGCTCCAACCTCGCGAACCGACTGGCCGCGGACAACGACGTCGTCGCGCTCGACGACCTCTACCTGGGAACGCCCGAGAACCTCGGGGACGACGTGGAGTTCGTCGAGGCCTCGGTGCTCGACGGTGACCTCCCGGCCGACGTGGACGTCGTGTTCCACCTCGCGGCGATGTCCTCGCGGAACATGCACGAGGAGGACCCGGCGCGAGGGGCACGCGTGAACGTCGAGGGGTTCGTCAACACGGTCGAGCAGGCGCGTCGGACCGGCTGTGATCGGGTCGTCTACGCCTCCACCTCCTCCATCTACGGCAGTCGAACCGAACCCTCACCCGAGGAGATGGACGTCGAGGCGCGCACGGGCTACGAGGCGTCGAAGCTCGCGCGCGAGCAGTACGCCGACTACTACCGCAACCACCACGGGATGGACGTCGCGGGGCTCCGATTCTTCTCCGTCTACCAGGGCTTCGCCGGCGCGGAGGAACACAAGGGGGAGTACGCCAACACGGTCGCCCAGTTCGCCGACCTGATCGCGAACGGCACCGCGCCGGAACTGTTCGGCGACGGCTCCCAGACCCGCGATTTCACCCACGTCGAGGACGTCGTCCGCGGCATCGAGACCGTCGCTGATCACCGGCTCGACGGCGTCTACAACCTCGGGACCGGCGAGAGCTACACGTTCAACGAGATGGTCTCGATGATCAACGACGCGCTCGGCACCGACGTCGACCCCGAGTACGTCGAGACGCCGTTCGACGGCTACGTCCACGACACGAAGGCGGACGTCTCGAAGGTCCACGAGGCGACCGGCTGGGAGCCACAGATCGGCTTCGAGGAGGGCGTTCGCCGCGTCTGCGCGCCGTATCTGGACTGA
- a CDS encoding DUF7520 family protein translates to MHSQDARHDGEVAAGGDGRRYLVGAGAAVTLFAATAGFLLAANNAVNGVTVFGTVHVPGTPAAMALYGALLSVLLLLALFSLVSLASRYDEDAT, encoded by the coding sequence GTGCACAGCCAGGACGCCCGGCACGACGGCGAGGTCGCGGCCGGCGGGGACGGACGGCGGTACCTCGTCGGTGCAGGCGCCGCGGTGACGCTGTTCGCCGCGACCGCGGGGTTCCTGCTCGCCGCCAACAACGCCGTCAACGGGGTGACGGTGTTCGGGACGGTTCACGTCCCGGGCACGCCGGCGGCGATGGCGCTCTACGGCGCGCTCCTCTCGGTACTGCTCCTGCTCGCCCTGTTCTCGCTGGTCTCGCTCGCGTCCCGCTACGACGAGGACGCCACGTAA
- a CDS encoding SDR family NAD(P)-dependent oxidoreductase: MDEFDPDASFDLSGRTAVVTGGTRGIGRAIALGLARAGADVVPTSRTREDVEDAAAAVEAEGVNSLVRPTDVTDADAVMDLFDAVESEFGRLDVVVNNAGVNPRGALGTPEETTEEGTRTVLDVNLEGALRCARAAAPALRADGGGSLVNVASVGGLVGLPRQHPYVASKHGLVGVTKSMALSWAPDVRVNAVAPGYVLTDLTAGIAENDELRRSVLDRTPMGRFAEPAEVAGPVVFLASEAAAYVTGTCLSVDGGWTAR; this comes from the coding sequence ATGGACGAGTTCGACCCGGACGCCAGCTTCGACCTCTCCGGACGAACCGCGGTCGTGACCGGCGGGACGCGCGGCATCGGACGGGCCATCGCGCTGGGCCTGGCCCGCGCCGGCGCCGACGTGGTGCCGACCTCCAGAACGCGCGAGGACGTCGAGGACGCCGCCGCGGCCGTCGAGGCCGAGGGCGTGAACTCGCTCGTCCGCCCGACCGACGTGACCGACGCGGACGCGGTGATGGACCTGTTCGACGCCGTCGAGTCCGAGTTCGGCCGGCTCGACGTCGTCGTCAACAACGCCGGGGTGAACCCGCGCGGCGCGCTCGGGACGCCGGAGGAAACGACCGAGGAGGGCACCCGGACCGTCCTCGACGTGAACCTGGAGGGGGCGCTGCGGTGTGCCCGCGCGGCGGCGCCTGCGCTCCGGGCCGACGGCGGCGGGTCGCTGGTGAACGTCGCCAGCGTCGGGGGGCTGGTCGGCCTCCCGCGCCAGCACCCGTACGTCGCCTCGAAGCACGGCCTCGTCGGCGTGACCAAGAGCATGGCGCTGTCCTGGGCGCCCGACGTCCGGGTGAACGCCGTCGCGCCGGGGTACGTGCTGACCGACCTGACTGCGGGCATCGCGGAGAACGACGAGTTGCGTCGGTCCGTCCTCGACCGGACCCCGATGGGACGGTTCGCGGAGCCGGCGGAGGTCGCCGGCCCCGTCGTGTTTCTGGCCTCCGAGGCTGCGGCCTACGTCACCGGTACGTGTCTCTCCGTCGACGGCGGGTGGACGGCGCGGTGA
- a CDS encoding NAD(P)/FAD-dependent oxidoreductase: MSTNVVVIGSGYAGAGAVKAFEEEIEPGEATLTWVSEHDYHLVLHEVHRCIRDPSVESKVAIPVEEIKDDSTEFRKGRVTDVDTDERTVETEDGADIDYDYLLVGVGSATAFYGIDGLREHSLTLKGLDDAREIHRELETAAEDATEMDPATVLVGGAGLSGIQAAGEIAEYRDATRSPIDISLVEGLDEVFPGNDPEVQGALRKRLLGKDIDILTGDFISKVDEDAAYLGGGEDEEPEELPYDILLWTGGITGQEEITEVDLEKDERSNRVFAESTFETSDDRVFAIGDSALIDQGDDDVAPPTAQAAWQAAEVAGENLARAVRGAPLRSWQHDDKGTVISVGEQAVAHDVQGVPINTFGGTGAKLLKKAIAARWIASVSSYGRGLNAWGDM; the protein is encoded by the coding sequence ATGAGTACGAACGTCGTCGTCATCGGCTCGGGCTACGCCGGTGCAGGCGCTGTGAAGGCGTTCGAGGAGGAGATCGAACCCGGTGAGGCGACGCTGACGTGGGTCTCCGAGCACGACTACCACCTCGTGCTCCACGAGGTCCACCGCTGCATCCGCGACCCGTCGGTGGAGTCGAAGGTCGCGATCCCCGTCGAGGAGATCAAGGACGACTCGACCGAGTTCCGCAAGGGGCGCGTCACCGACGTCGACACCGACGAGCGCACGGTCGAGACCGAGGACGGCGCCGATATCGACTACGACTACCTGCTGGTCGGGGTCGGCTCGGCGACGGCGTTCTACGGCATCGACGGGCTCCGCGAACACTCGCTCACGCTGAAGGGGCTCGACGACGCCCGAGAGATCCACCGGGAACTCGAGACGGCAGCCGAGGACGCGACCGAGATGGATCCGGCGACGGTGCTCGTCGGCGGCGCGGGGCTCTCGGGCATCCAGGCGGCCGGCGAGATCGCCGAGTACCGCGACGCGACGCGCTCGCCGATCGACATCTCGCTCGTCGAGGGGCTCGACGAGGTGTTCCCGGGCAACGATCCCGAGGTGCAGGGAGCCCTCCGCAAGCGCCTGCTCGGGAAGGACATCGACATCCTCACCGGCGACTTCATCTCCAAGGTCGACGAGGACGCGGCCTATCTGGGCGGCGGCGAGGACGAGGAGCCAGAGGAGCTTCCCTACGACATCCTCCTGTGGACCGGCGGCATCACCGGCCAGGAGGAGATCACCGAGGTCGACCTGGAGAAGGACGAGCGCTCGAACCGCGTGTTCGCCGAGTCCACCTTCGAGACGAGCGACGACCGCGTGTTCGCCATCGGCGACAGCGCGCTGATCGACCAGGGCGACGACGACGTGGCACCGCCGACCGCGCAGGCCGCCTGGCAGGCCGCCGAGGTCGCGGGCGAGAACCTCGCGCGCGCGGTCCGCGGCGCGCCGCTCCGCTCGTGGCAACACGACGACAAGGGGACGGTCATCTCGGTCGGCGAGCAGGCGGTCGCCCACGACGTGCAGGGCGTTCCGATCAACACCTTCGGCGGCACCGGCGCGAAGCTGCTGAAGAAGGCCATCGCCGCGCGCTGGATCGCCTCGGTCTCCTCGTACGGACGGGGACTCAACGCCTGGGGCGACATGTAA
- the cdd gene encoding cytidine deaminase: protein MTDATDGGADPTDDPLLVRAREAFADAYVPYSEYPVGAAVRTTDGSVFVGCNVENANYSNSLHAEEVAIGEAVKNGHDSFERVAVASAARDGVTPCGMCRQTLAEFCAGDTEVVCDEGDDVASYTLGELLPNTISLETLEDAEAAREGDD, encoded by the coding sequence ATGACCGACGCCACCGACGGCGGCGCCGACCCGACCGATGACCCGCTGCTCGTCAGGGCCCGCGAAGCGTTCGCAGACGCCTACGTCCCGTACTCGGAGTACCCGGTCGGCGCGGCCGTCCGGACCACCGACGGCTCCGTCTTCGTCGGCTGCAACGTCGAGAACGCGAACTACTCCAACTCGCTGCACGCCGAGGAAGTCGCCATCGGCGAGGCGGTGAAGAACGGCCACGACTCGTTCGAACGCGTCGCCGTCGCCTCCGCGGCCCGGGACGGCGTCACGCCCTGCGGGATGTGCCGGCAGACGCTCGCGGAGTTTTGCGCGGGCGACACGGAGGTGGTCTGTGACGAGGGGGACGACGTCGCCAGCTACACGCTCGGCGAACTCCTCCCGAACACCATCAGCCTGGAGACGCTGGAGGACGCCGAGGCGGCCCGCGAGGGCGACGACTGA
- the rocF gene encoding arginase — protein MSAVRIIGVPTDYGQDRRGVDMGPSAIRYGGLGAELAAAGVATTDVGDLLVPRAEERDPDYRTPSEGNAKFLRETEEVCTRLADEVANTIADGATPLVLGGDHSVAIGTIGGSARDADVGAIWFDAHGDYNTPTTSPSGNVHGMPVAAAMGYREWDGVEWANAPGLREENFVYVGLRSLDDSEREAIHEGEMTAFTMSDIDERGITDVVEAAISVASDDVEGVHVSLDMDWLDPGIAPGVGTPVRGGVTYREAHYAMERVARSGALRSMEVVEVNPVLDEHNETGELATELAASAFGKKIL, from the coding sequence ATGAGCGCGGTTCGCATCATCGGCGTCCCCACCGACTACGGACAGGACCGACGCGGCGTTGACATGGGACCGTCGGCGATCCGGTACGGCGGTCTCGGTGCCGAACTCGCCGCCGCAGGCGTGGCGACGACGGACGTGGGCGACCTCCTCGTCCCGCGCGCCGAGGAGCGCGACCCCGACTACCGCACCCCGAGCGAGGGGAACGCGAAGTTCCTCCGCGAGACGGAGGAGGTGTGCACCCGTCTGGCCGACGAGGTGGCCAACACCATCGCCGACGGCGCGACGCCGCTCGTGCTCGGCGGGGACCACTCGGTCGCCATCGGCACGATCGGCGGGAGCGCGAGAGACGCGGACGTCGGCGCGATCTGGTTCGACGCCCACGGCGACTACAACACCCCGACGACCTCCCCGTCGGGCAACGTCCACGGCATGCCGGTCGCCGCCGCCATGGGCTACCGCGAGTGGGACGGCGTCGAGTGGGCGAACGCGCCGGGGCTCCGGGAGGAGAACTTCGTCTACGTCGGCCTGCGGTCGCTGGACGACTCCGAGCGGGAAGCGATCCACGAGGGCGAGATGACCGCGTTCACGATGTCGGACATCGACGAGCGCGGCATCACCGACGTCGTCGAGGCGGCCATCTCGGTCGCGAGCGACGACGTCGAGGGCGTCCACGTCAGCCTCGACATGGACTGGCTCGACCCCGGCATCGCGCCCGGCGTCGGGACGCCGGTCCGCGGCGGCGTCACCTACCGGGAGGCTCACTACGCGATGGAGCGGGTCGCGCGCTCGGGGGCGCTCCGCTCGATGGAGGTGGTCGAGGTGAACCCGGTGCTCGACGAGCACAACGAGACCGGGGAGCTGGCGACCGAACTCGCCGCCAGCGCGTTCGGGAAGAAGATTCTGTAG
- a CDS encoding SprT-like domain-containing protein, whose product MNRHRQNDYRPPATVDIDFDDVGTDAEIVAYSERYARVAVIEFDVEVSLDRNVGWSVSDRAKRRAAAVKHPKLPGTEVGRPVDWREVRREHGDVLDRSRFDSLDACEVVCSRRAVDAYDEAEWRRTLRHELVHVEQFQRFGTTGHGAWFRRRAEAVDADPHCPAFHRGRYLLRCRDCGDVLFDRCRRCETTRLAELPPAKQARRVESTACCDAYYELEDTGAD is encoded by the coding sequence GTGAACCGGCACCGACAGAACGATTATCGTCCTCCCGCCACGGTCGATATCGACTTCGACGACGTCGGGACGGACGCGGAGATCGTGGCCTACAGCGAGCGCTACGCCCGGGTGGCGGTCATCGAGTTCGACGTCGAGGTGAGCCTCGACCGCAACGTCGGGTGGAGCGTCTCCGACCGCGCGAAGCGCCGGGCGGCCGCGGTGAAACACCCGAAGCTTCCGGGCACCGAGGTCGGTCGCCCCGTCGACTGGCGGGAGGTTCGTCGGGAACACGGCGACGTGCTCGACCGGTCGCGGTTCGACAGCCTGGACGCCTGCGAGGTCGTCTGTTCCCGCCGGGCGGTCGACGCCTACGACGAGGCGGAGTGGCGACGGACGCTCCGTCACGAACTCGTTCACGTCGAGCAGTTCCAGCGATTCGGGACGACCGGCCACGGCGCGTGGTTCCGACGGCGCGCCGAGGCCGTCGACGCCGACCCGCACTGTCCCGCGTTCCACCGGGGTCGCTACCTGCTGCGGTGTCGTGACTGCGGCGACGTACTGTTCGATCGCTGTCGCCGGTGCGAGACGACGCGGCTCGCCGAGTTGCCGCCCGCGAAACAGGCCCGGCGCGTCGAGTCGACCGCCTGCTGTGACGCGTACTACGAACTCGAGGACACCGGGGCGGACTGA
- the gyrA gene encoding DNA gyrase subunit A encodes MSSEPPVDPGDVRAAQVEHVRIEEEMEQSYIDYAMSVIAGRALPDVRDGLKPVHRRILYAMHEMGLTSNTSHRKSSSIVGETMGDYHPHGDSAIYDTLVGMAQEFSMRYPLVDGQGNFGSMDGDPAAAMRYTEARMAPIAEELLEDIERDTVDFASNYDDRLQEPEVLPSAYPNLLVNGSTGIAVGMSTKVPPHNLGEVIDATIELIDDPDATVGDLMQHVKGPDFPTGANIVGRNAVRKAYETGRGRVRVRAEFEVEEFDGDRRRIVVTEVPYQQNKARLVERIAEDVNEGVLEGISDLRDESDRDGVRVVIELKRGANVEVVKNQLVEHHLERTFGVINLALVDGQPRVLTLKETLAEYIDHRKEVVTRRTEHELGEAEDRAHILEGRLKALDNVEDVVETIRNSEDRDEAKAALRETFDFSEAQAQHIVRMQLGSLTSLEAAEIEEEYEDVIARIERLEEILASESELLGVIKSELREIREEYDDERRTGFVEDTGTVTHEDLIPEEESVVVVSEDDYIKRMPAAEFRAQNRGGKGIIGADLKEGDRVSSVFLASTHDYLLCFTTHGQVYQLKTYQVPEMGRTARGKSAVNVLDLDDGEEITAVVNCDDIGGAGARDGDDADGDADAATGVDGDEAPDQYLTMVTRDGYVKRTAGEEFRNILSTGIRAIKLEDGDELADVEVTDGSRDLVIGTRGGMAIRFDESEVRAMGRSARGVRGIDLEAGDSVAGLAAIDPAQHDWVLTVTRNGYGKRTDLDEYRVQSRNGKGLIDIKTNERNGPSIAVEAVTYGDHLFAMSERGQIVRTRVEDVSTIGRNTMGVTVMALDEADSVATVDVLPAARVEDSADDDE; translated from the coding sequence ATGAGTTCAGAGCCACCAGTCGACCCCGGCGACGTCAGAGCCGCCCAGGTCGAACACGTCCGCATCGAGGAGGAGATGGAGCAGTCGTACATCGACTACGCGATGTCCGTCATCGCCGGCCGGGCGCTCCCGGACGTCCGTGACGGCCTCAAACCGGTCCACCGGCGCATCCTCTACGCGATGCACGAGATGGGGCTCACCTCGAATACGAGCCACCGGAAGTCCTCCTCCATCGTCGGCGAGACGATGGGTGATTACCACCCGCACGGCGACTCGGCCATCTACGACACGCTCGTCGGCATGGCCCAGGAGTTCTCCATGCGCTACCCGCTCGTGGACGGCCAGGGGAACTTCGGGTCGATGGACGGCGACCCCGCCGCGGCGATGCGGTACACGGAGGCCCGGATGGCCCCCATCGCCGAGGAACTGCTCGAGGACATCGAGCGGGACACCGTCGATTTCGCCTCGAACTACGACGATCGCCTGCAGGAGCCCGAGGTGCTGCCCTCGGCGTACCCGAACCTGCTGGTCAACGGCTCGACCGGCATCGCCGTCGGGATGTCGACGAAGGTTCCCCCGCACAACCTCGGGGAGGTCATCGACGCGACCATCGAACTCATCGACGACCCAGACGCGACAGTCGGTGACCTCATGCAGCACGTCAAGGGGCCCGACTTCCCGACCGGGGCGAACATCGTCGGGCGCAACGCCGTCCGGAAAGCCTACGAGACCGGCCGAGGACGCGTCCGCGTCCGCGCCGAGTTCGAGGTCGAGGAGTTCGACGGTGACCGACGGCGCATCGTCGTCACCGAGGTCCCCTACCAGCAGAACAAGGCGCGCCTCGTCGAGCGCATCGCCGAGGACGTGAACGAGGGCGTCCTCGAGGGAATCTCCGACCTGCGCGACGAGTCCGACCGCGACGGCGTCCGCGTCGTCATCGAACTGAAGCGGGGCGCGAACGTCGAGGTCGTGAAGAACCAGCTCGTCGAGCACCACCTCGAACGGACGTTCGGCGTCATCAACCTCGCGCTGGTCGACGGCCAGCCGCGCGTGCTCACCCTGAAGGAGACGCTCGCGGAGTACATCGACCACCGCAAGGAGGTGGTCACCCGCCGGACCGAGCACGAACTCGGCGAGGCCGAGGACCGCGCGCACATCCTCGAGGGCCGGCTGAAGGCGCTCGACAACGTCGAGGACGTCGTCGAGACGATCCGGAACAGCGAGGACCGCGACGAGGCGAAGGCCGCGCTGCGCGAGACGTTCGACTTCTCGGAGGCCCAGGCCCAGCACATCGTCCGGATGCAGCTCGGCTCGCTCACCTCGCTCGAGGCCGCCGAGATCGAGGAGGAGTACGAGGACGTGATCGCCCGCATCGAGCGACTGGAGGAGATCCTGGCCTCCGAGTCCGAACTGCTGGGCGTCATCAAGTCAGAACTCCGCGAGATCAGGGAGGAGTACGACGACGAGCGCCGGACCGGCTTCGTCGAGGACACCGGCACCGTCACCCACGAGGACCTCATCCCCGAGGAGGAGTCGGTCGTCGTCGTCAGCGAGGACGACTACATCAAGCGGATGCCGGCCGCCGAATTCCGCGCGCAGAACCGCGGCGGGAAGGGCATCATCGGCGCGGATCTGAAGGAGGGCGACCGCGTCTCCTCGGTGTTTCTCGCCTCGACCCACGACTACCTGCTCTGTTTCACCACCCACGGACAGGTGTACCAGCTGAAGACGTACCAGGTGCCCGAGATGGGCCGCACGGCCCGCGGGAAGTCCGCCGTCAACGTGCTCGATCTCGACGACGGCGAGGAGATCACCGCGGTCGTCAACTGCGACGACATCGGCGGCGCGGGTGCGAGGGACGGCGACGACGCTGACGGCGACGCGGACGCCGCGACCGGCGTCGACGGGGACGAGGCCCCGGACCAGTACCTCACGATGGTCACCCGCGACGGCTACGTGAAACGAACCGCGGGCGAGGAGTTCCGAAACATCCTCTCGACGGGCATCCGGGCCATCAAACTCGAGGACGGCGACGAACTCGCCGACGTCGAGGTGACCGACGGCAGCCGCGACCTCGTCATCGGCACCCGCGGCGGCATGGCGATCCGGTTCGACGAGTCCGAGGTGCGTGCGATGGGCCGCTCCGCGCGCGGCGTCCGGGGCATCGATCTGGAGGCCGGCGACAGCGTCGCCGGCCTGGCCGCCATCGACCCGGCCCAGCACGACTGGGTGCTCACGGTGACGCGAAACGGCTACGGCAAGCGGACCGACCTCGACGAGTACCGCGTCCAGAGCCGCAACGGCAAGGGGCTCATCGACATCAAGACGAACGAACGGAACGGCCCGTCCATCGCGGTCGAGGCGGTCACGTACGGCGATCACCTGTTCGCCATGAGCGAGCGCGGCCAGATCGTGCGCACCCGCGTCGAGGACGTCTCCACCATCGGGCGGAACACGATGGGCGTCACGGTGATGGCGCTCGACGAGGCTGACTCGGTGGCGACGGTCGACGTGCTGCCCGCCGCCCGCGTCGAGGATTCGGCGGACGACGACGAATAA